Proteins from a genomic interval of Salmo salar chromosome ssa14, Ssal_v3.1, whole genome shotgun sequence:
- the LOC106569864 gene encoding teashirt homolog 1, with amino-acid sequence MPRRKQQAPRRSVAYGDEEEFKADDKIDEEHLQDDGLSLDGHDGEYLCNEDDDAGDRFSFQNSPLSNGTNPDAGYASPLSDTSDQLIDFQSTPSKDGLDKEEEEAVRGEVEHLKVPNGLSLQDSLAQMKAVYANLISEASWSSITMDMLRSNSNKVSSVISNGSNLKGSNVILNSHANSLVNNNNHTNSSSGTSAPTNTTSNTSATSTANTTNTGSTGGVAYDWHQAALAKTLQHTPYNLLPEPSLFSTVQLYRQNNKLYGPVFTGASKFRCKDCSGAYDTLVGLTVHMSESGHYRDDNKDKEEERGKRWSKPRKRSLMEMEGKEDAQKVLKCMYCGHSFESLQDLSVHMIKTKHYQKVPLKEPMSALVSKLVPPTRKRAFQDLVSPCSPEFVHNTPGVHLGETSKDQKVVNPYVTANNRYGYQNGASYTWQFEARKAQILKCMECGSSHDTLQQLTAHMMVTGHFLKVTNSASKKGKQLVFDPVVEENIQSIPLPPTSTRLLVPNVKSQPDSPPLHSSSTEEKREEHEENMERSEPEKKIKEEKEDPTEKCEKPGKAGHYKYLTEEDLEETPKGGLDILKSLEFTVSSAISKAQTGTPTWGGAGYPSIHAAYQLHGSLKSSMQSVQVVQPLFSTSSLKMMSSDSSNLIHSPSSPSPPPSHKNNVLAMEELVEKVTGKVTVKKEKEEKTSENKCKARSAKSPCPLSKERKGSPKPVKNIAVEDQSEPRSREGEAKDNKADLSTKNGTDMQKTAVGNSCSSLGIITDHSPEQPFVNPLSALQSIMNNHLGKASKTATPYLDPLSKLYKISNNILEKPMNISTQVKQVQSINRFYDNNDQPMDLTKSKVTNGLITNSTSTTLNSTTNCNTNNSNRPILSSLSESLSSQNALMDISDMVKNLTGRLTPKSSTPSSISEKSDADNSAFEDGLEELSAVQKRKGRQSNWNPQHLLILQAQFTSCLRETSEGKFVMTDLGPQERVHICKFTGLSLTTISHWLANVKYQLRRTGGTKFLKNIDSGQPLFLCSDCASQFRTPSSYINHLESHLGFSMKDLSKLSIDHIREQQAVTRMITEKTFSSLGLTEEDSGSVFQCTLCNRTFVSKHAVKLHLSKTHGKSPEDHLIFVTELEKFDKA; translated from the coding sequence CTTATGGGGACGAGGAGGAATTTAAGGCTGATGACAAGATCGATGAGGAGCACCTGCAGGACGACGGCCTCTCCTTAGACGGCCATGACGGCGAGTACCTCTGCAACGAGGATGACGACGCCGGGGACCGATTCAGCTTCCAGAACTCCCCGCTCAGCAATGGGACCAACCCGGACGCCGGCTATGCCTCTCCGCTCAGTGATACCAGCGACCAGCTTATTGACTTCCAGAGTACTCCCTCCAAGGACGGACTTgataaggaggaggaagaggcagtCAGAGGAGAAGTAGAACACCTGAAGGTCCCCAACGGCCTGTCTCTGCAGGACAGCCTGGCGCAGATGAAAGCCGTCTATGCTAACCTGATCTCTGAAGCCTCTTGGTCTAGCATCACCATGGACATGCTGAGAAGTAACAGCAACAAGGTCAGCAGTGTGATCAGCAATGGAAGCAACCTCAAGGGGAGCAACGTTATCCTTAACAGTCATGCTAACAGCCTTGTGAACAATAATAACCACACCAACAGCAGCAGTGGCACCTCTGCCCCTACCAACACTACCAGCAACACTAGCGCTACAAGCACCGCTAATACTACCAACACTGGCAGCACCGGTGGAGTGGCCTACGACTGGCACCAAGCAGCTTTGGCCAAAACTCTTCAGCATACACCATACAATCTCCTCCCCGAGCCAAGCCTCTTTAGCACTGTGCAGCTGTACCGGCAGAACAACAAGCTCTACGGCCCAGTATTCACCGGTGCCAGCAAGTTCCGGTGCAAGGATTGCAGCGGAGCCTATGACACACTAGTGGGGCTCACGGTGCACATGAGTGAGTCAGGCCACTACCGTGATGACAACAAAGACAAAGAGGAGGAGCGGGGAAAGAGGTGGTCCAAGCCCCGTAAGCGCTCCCTCATGGAGATGGAAGGAAAGGAGGATGCTCAAAAGGTGCTCAAGTGCATGTACTGCGGACACTCCTTTGAATCCCTGCAGGACCTGAGCGTCCACATGATCAAAACGAAACACTACCAGAAAGTGCCTCTAAAAGAACCCATGTCAGCCCTCGTCTCAAAGCTGGTGCCCCCTACCAGAAAAAGAGCATTTCAGGACTTGGTGTCCCCATGCTCACCAGAGTTTGTCCACAACACACCTGGTGTACACCTGGGAGAGACCTCAAAAGACCAGAAAGTAGTTAACCCCTATGTCACAGCAAATAACCGCTACGGCTACCAAAATGGTGCCAGTTACACCTGGCAGTTTGAGGCGCGTAAGGCCCAAATCCTCAAATGCATGGAGTGCGGGAGTTCCCACGACACCCTGCAACAACTGACAGCCCACATGATGGTCACAGGACACTTTCTGAAAGTGACCAACTCAGCGTCCAAAAAGGGGAAGCAGTTGGTGTTTGACCCCGTGGTTGAGGAAAATATACAGTCCATTCCTCTCCCTCCGACCTCTACACGACTCCTGGTGCCCAATGTGAAGTCACAGCCTGATTCTCCTCCCTTGCACTCCTCCTCCACTGAAGAGAAAAGGGAGGAGCATGAGGAGAACATGGAGAGGAGTGAACCAGAGAAGAAGatcaaagaggagaaagaggatccGACTGAGAAATGCGAGAAACCTGGCAAGGCTGGACATTACAAGTATCTCACAGAGGAAGACCTGGAGGAGACTCCCAAAGGAGGTCTGGATATCCTGAAGTCCTTAGAGTTCACTGTGTCAAGTGCAATCAGCAAGGCCCAGACTGGCACGCCCACTTGGGGTGGTGCTGGCTACCCTAGCATCCACGCTGCCTACCAGCTCCATGGGTCTTTGAAGTCCTCCATGCAGAGTGTCCAGGTGGTTCAACCCTTGTTCAGCACTAGCAGCTTGAAGATGATGTCCTCTGACTCCAGCAATCTGATCCACTCTCCAAGCAGCCCTTCCCCACCTCCAAGCCACAAGAACAATGTGTTGGCCATGGAAGAGCTGGTGGAAAAAGTCACAGGGAAAGTCACtgtgaagaaggagaaggaggaaaaGACCTCCGAAAATAAATGCAAAGCGAGATCTGCCAAGTCACCCTGTCCACTGTCCAAGGAGAGGAAGGGCTCACCCAAGCCAGTGAAAAACATTGCCGTAGAGGATCAGAGTGAGCCtagaagcagagagggagaggcaaaAGACAACAAAGCAGATTTGTCAACGAAGAACGGAACAGACATGCAGAAAACGGCAGTTGGCAACAGCTGTAGCAGCTTGGGAATCATCACTGATCACTCACCGGAGCAGCCTTTTGTCAACCCCCTCAGTGCGTTGCAGTCCATCATGAACAATCACTTGGGAAAGGCCTCAAAGACGGCCACCCCCTATCTAGACCCTCTGTCGAAGCTGTACAAGATCAGTAACAACATCCTGGAGAAGCCCATGAACATCTCCACTCAGGTCAAACAAGTTCAGTCAATCAATCGATTCTATGACAACAATGACCAGCCCATGGACTTGACGAAATCCAAAGTCACTAACGGACTAATTACGAACAGCACCTCCACTACGCTAAACAGCACTACCAACTGTAATACCAATAACAGCAACAGACCCATCCTCTCAAGCTTGTCTGAATCTCTGTCGTCCCAAAATGCTTTGATGGACATCTCCGACATGGTCAAGAACCTGACTGGCCGTCTGACGCCCAAATCCTCCACTCCGTCCTCCATCTCGGAGAAATCTGATGCGGACAACAGCGCCTTCGAGGATGGCTTGGAGGAGCTCTCTGCAGTCCAGAAAAGGAAAGGACGGCAGTCCAACTGGAATCCTCAGCACCTCCTCATCCTTCAGGCCCAGTTTACCTCCTGTCTCCGGGAGACGTCTGAAGGCAAGTTCGTCATGACTGACCTAGGCCCCCAGGAGCGGGTCCACATCTGCAAGTTCACCGGTCTCTCCTTGACCACTATCTCCCATTGGCTGGCCAACGTCAAGTACCAGCTGAGGAGGACAGGCGGGACAAAATTCCTGAAGAACATTGACTCGGGCCAGCCCCTGTTTCTGTGCAGTGACTGTGCCTCTCAGTTTAGGACTCCTTCCTCTTACATAAATCATTTGGAGTCCCACTTAGGCTTTAGCATGAAGGACCTCTCCAAGCTTTCAATAGATCACATTAGGGAGCAGCAGGCAGTTACCAGAATGATAACAGAGAAGACTTTCAGTTCCCTGGGACTTACCGAGGAAGACTCAGGCTCTGTATTTCAGTGCACGCTCTGCAATCGGACCTTTGTCAGCAAGCACGCGGTCAAGCTTCACCTTAGCAAAACACATGGCAAGTCGCCAGAGGACCACCTCATCTTTGTCACTGAACTAGAAAAGTTTGATAAAGCCTAA